The following proteins are co-located in the Vigna angularis cultivar LongXiaoDou No.4 chromosome 2, ASM1680809v1, whole genome shotgun sequence genome:
- the LOC108327771 gene encoding uncharacterized protein LOC108327771 — MCNKNSPSSPNIQTTSIMKRTRKPTKRYHSSSSSSSSSSSLKPHRRGNRTKTRRPKFVSLRLQLSEPKNMGSQPKPKPKALQQPQLNLFPLHPEHHDMQEEQNVALLFSAEGGATLTGLLEEDSMSPSSATTEGSLSARTCPEEDAGNWLVRKAMRRRESEEGSEERWVCYSEVVEEKKETMEEVTSYCMMGTTTTTAMTTSFGLLSLKLDHQGILNAWSDKGSLYVAGEGGPHIVPDFLNGFLLHNAFLPHVAWDGWGNGVVGNTWNVTEDCGGNKTNVKEENGWKLGQREASVQRYKEKRQSRLFSKKIRYEVRKLNAEKRPRMKGRFVKRE, encoded by the exons ATGTGCAACAAGAACAGTCCTTCTTCTCCAAACATTCAAACAACCTCTATTATGAAGAGGACTCGGAAACCGACGAAACGGTAtcactcttcttcctcctcctcttcgtCTTCTTCCTCGCTTAAGCCGCACCGGCGCGGGAACCGGACCAAGACGCGGAGGCCCAAGTTCGTCAGCTTACGTCTTCAGCTATCCGAGCCCAAGAACATGGGGTCCCAGCCCAAGCCCAAGCCCAAGGCCCTACAGCAGCCGCAGCTCAACCTCTTCCCTCTGCATCCGGAGCACCATGACATGCAGGAGGAGCAGAACGTGGCTCTGCTCTTCAGCGCGGAGGGCGGGGCAACGCTGACGGGGCTGCTAGAGGAGGATTCGATGTCGCCGTCCTCGGCGACTACAGAGGGGTCGCTGTCGGCGCGTACGTGTCCGGAGGAGGACGCCGGGAATTGGCTAGTGAGGAAGGCGATGCGGCGGAGGGAGAGCGAGGAGGGGAGCGAGGAACGGTGGGTGTGCTATTCGGAGGTGGtggaggagaagaaggagacgaTGGAGGAGGTGACGAGTTATTGCATGATGGGGACAACGACGACGACGGCGATGACAACGTCCTTTGGATTGTTGTCCTTGAAGCTGGATCACCAGGGGATATTGAATGCTTGGTCTGATAAAGGCTCGCTATACGTCGCGGGGGAGGGAGGTCCACACATTGTCCCTGACTTCCTCAATGGTTTCCTCCTTCATAATGCGTTCCTCCCCCAT GTTGCATGGGATGGTTGGGGGAATGGTGTGGTTGGGAACACATGGAATGTTACTGAAGATTGTGGGGGTAACAAGACGAATGTGAAGGAAGAAAACGGTTGGAAGTTGGGGCAGAGAGAGGCAAGTGTTCAGAGATACAAAGAGAAGAGGCAAAGCCGACTCTTCTCTAAGAAGATCCGTTATGAAGTTCGCAAGCTCAATGCTGAGAAACGGCCCAGGATGAAG GGACGATTTGTGAAGAGGGAATGA